From the Helianthus annuus cultivar XRQ/B chromosome 17, HanXRQr2.0-SUNRISE, whole genome shotgun sequence genome, the window AtcataaataaaaaagaaaggcATGGGGAGGTTAAACTAATTGAAAACGGATCACGCCCATTGTTTTAGTTGTAAAGTTAAAATGAATGAAGAAAATATTAAAGTAATCATACATGCTTTAAAAAAGGTTGAAAACATTCAATCATCACCTTAACTTTACATTTTTCCCCTTGATTGAAGCTGTACATTTCATAAAAAATAGAACATTAATCTTTTTCCTAATTAATTTTAAAGAAAATTACACTACAAATCAGAGGACTTAATTAATCATCGACAACAAAAAGCCAGCGATAAACCATGAGTGAAGTTCCACCAGAAACCCAATGTTTATAAAGACTAAATAATACACTTAGCGTTAGCGATACTTGTaaattaggggtgtaaacgagccaagcccaAGCTCGAACAGACTCAATCTCGAGCGCCTTTCACTTATGAAAGCTCGAACTCGGCTCGGTACAAGCTTTGTTTTTAAAGCTCAAGCTTAGCTCgtaggtaatttttcaagctcgagcttggctcgtttaTCATATCCTAATTAGTTTATATTAttactattttatatataatttaatatttttataaatttataaatattaATCATTAgcatttaaatatatatttaatatattaataaacaaaatatataaacagCAGGCTCATTTAGGCTTGCgggccggctcgagctcgataagcgaagttCGGGCTCGGACTCGTGTTTTAAACAAGCTTGTTTTTTAGGCTTGGGCTCGAGCTTGTGTAAGTTCGACTCGTTCGAGGTTTTTTCCAGCCGATCTTGAGTAGCTAGGTATTAgcttggctcgtttgcacccctagttgtGATTAATAATTTTTTTGATGGATACCTAAAAAACCATTAATTTGGAAAATAACACGTACGTCATATATTATTGTAAACTATCCATCAATAAGATTTTCTTAGCATAtaatatttttcaatttttataatAAGACAATGATCTTTAGCATAcaatattttttcaatttttataatAAGACAACGGTCTTAATTCAAACAAGAATATTATCAGGGAACCGAAGAATTTAAAGCTAAAAACAAAATATCCACTTGAAATTTTCTCTTGCTCATTTCATATccaaacaaatattaataataacTAATTAATATTTAGCAAAgcaaataataaacaaaatttaattggaaaatagaaaaaaaaaaccccaCCTATGAAACATGTAGAACCTTGACTTCAAGGTTTGAGCTAGAGACATGGTTCGGACCATGACCATTAGGTTAGCTAGCTAGAGATTGGTGCACCCCTCTTGATGCTATCCATATGTGTTGTTTCAAAAACTGGCAAACCACTTGAAGAATAGTAACCCAAATCACAGTTTGTTAACTCAAAAAGATCAGAACTTGAATCACTAtctccaccatcatcatcatcaagaatgaAACTTTTGAGTTCTTTAATCTCCACCTTTGGATCATGTTTCTGATGATCATCATTGTGAATTACATCACAAACCCTAACTTTCTCCAATAACCCATTTCCAGAACTTCTTTTTTGCTCAGGCAACACACTTTTGATCATTAGGTTTTCATTCTTGTTGTGGTTTTCATTGATGGGTATTCTGGTAATTTCACATGCAGGCTTTTGGTCTGAATGTGTTCTAAGATCTTTATAAGGTGTGCTCTTTATGGGTGGTTGTAGAAGTGTTCTTGAGTTAAAAGATTTTGTGTCACTTGCATTAGTGGTGGAATTACTATTTCCACTTCTGAAAAGGCTAATGCTActccttctttttcttctccatCCACTTGGGCTCTCATCTTCATCTTTCATAGAATATGTTGGTGTGGTTGACTTTGATTTGGACTTTGATTTCTTAGAAGATGTTTGGTTGAAAAGTGAGTTCAAGAAATGAGCCAACTTTCCTCCTGGTGAGCTTGGTTGTTTATGCTTCTTGTCATTATTCTTGATCATCATAGGATTTTGATCCATTATCATGCTTTGTAAGGGAACCGACTTTCGGTTCTCCATCAACATGGCTTGTAAAGGAATCGAGTTTCGTCTAGTGTTAGGGATATCAAGACTCAATCTTCCATTAGGGATATCAAGACTCAGTCTTCCACCACCCTCTCTCATATAGCTTTTATGAGCGAGGGTGGCGTCAGTACTGCTTTCAAAGTTACGAGCAGATTCAAAAATATGAATCTCGCCTGAACCATTCCTTCGATGGAATGGTTTCTTGTTTTCTTGTAAAGATTGGATGGTTTTGGGCATGATTCAAGTAAAACTTAGGCACAAATTGTTGGATGAGAGTTGAAcactataacatgagatgttgtTAAGAAGGGTATTTTCATTTGGTGTGGTGGTTGGATCTTGGATGGTTTATCAATTGAGAGAATGCATGTCTATTTATAGTAATCATTGTATTTCCATTTGTTTTTGTCGGAACAAATATACAAATTTTAGTGCATGAAATACAAGTTTTTAATAATCGGTGGGAAGAAAAAGTTGTTGGCAATTATGGATTTGGTTTGCATCATGGTTTTTTGTTGGAGAAAAGACATCCTATATAATTGGAATAGCATGTACTTTGGTCATAGACTACAATCTAGCTAGGTTTAGTAGGTTCAAAATGTAGATTAGACTCGAGCAAACAAGGTAATTTAGGTGTTTTGTTCATCATTTAACATATGTTTTAAGAGCAAAGAAGGTTTAGGTGTTTTGTTCATCATTTATCTAacggtttttctttgtttttactTGCTATAATATTACAAGGAAAAACAATAAAACCAAGGGAAAATTTCTAACTAAAATAAAGGTAAGTTGCTTTGTAATATCTCAATCTCACACTAGTGATACTAGGGTTTGATTTATAGCAGTTATCTGCAGATTAGTTTTACAGGcttttttttaccttttcaaattgaaaggttttatttatttgtgtttattttttttttaaataggaCTAGAGTTGGTTTTAGATTGACTTAAAAATAACAAGTAATATGTTACGATGTTTGTTCCGAAAGAAAAGTCTTACTTGTATAAAATTAAATTTTCTCTTAGAGATTTTTAATATTTCCTCTTTACATAGATATTTATTTTAATCTAAAGTTTATACATCAATTAATATATTACAATGTTATATAGTTCTAGAAGGTTTGTTTTAAGTACTTAACccataccaacattccatattaTAGAATCTAAAGTTTATACATCAATTAATCAATTAATATATGATTATTGGATTTTTTTCACCCTTAACTATTGGCcattggccgctgccacccctaactatcactttgacgtttgccacccccaacttaacacttcgtgtgttctgtcaccagatcactaacttttgatcttgttactatacttttgggggtgtcctaagatccctaaaaccttcccaagatccctatgacaccccaaAAAGTGTAGTAACAGGATCAAAAGTCAGTGATCAGTTAATGACGTGGTGACCGAACAcagtaagtgttaagttgggggtgccGAGCGTCAAAATGATAATTGGGGATGACAGCGGCCAATAGTTaatagttgggggtgataaaatctaataacccatTAATATATTACAATGTTATATAGTTCTGGAAGTTTTGGTTCAACTTAACACATACCAACATTACATATTATAGAAGTATAAACTAAATTAATCAAACTATGAAACAAAGAAAGTTTTATTGTTAGTAGGGTTGAGGTTTTGTCGGTTTAAATTTTTTTGGCGATATAATTTTGGTATAAAAAGATTGAAAGTCGTTACTGACAGTGTAAGTCATGGTTTCACTCAAAGAGTCTAGTCTTCACCTCACCTAGATGTGAGAATTCCAATCTTCAAATACTTATAagattttcatgtttaaaacaaaacaaatttcaATCAGACCTTGTTTTAGTGCTTACTTATAagattttcatgtttaaaacaaaacaaatttcaATCATAGACCTTGTTTTAGTGCTTAGAAAGCCATAAGTTTGTGCTAGGTGTTGTGGGGTCAAAGTCTTTATATTTTCATTGGATTCTAGTTATGTTTTCAAATTCTACTCTATGATAGAGGACTAGCTTTCAAAAGTGGTTGTTGGTCATGCATTGTGCCAATAACCAATAATGCTTCTTTGCAAATTCATGATAAATAAATCAAGGAAAGTGGTAGATTTGGATCTTCTTGCCCTGcctttttaaagctaaaaactatTATCCATAATTATATAGGGAAATTTCATATATCTTTTTTACTTgcaatatatatttttcaaaaaaaaaaaaaaaataaaaaaaaaatagtgcaTAACAGATAATGTCCTTCAAACATTATgtgcagtggcggaactagaattTTATTCTAATTGGTTTCTTTTGGTAAATTCTCtttaattctcactattttttttttctaaattttataaggttctcactatttttttctaaacgctaggcctgtaaacgaatcgaacgttCATGAACTATTCGTGAACTTGTTTGGTgggaagttcatttatgtttgtttacttaataaacaaacgaacaagAACAAAATTtgttgttcgtttaattaaatgaacgaacaagaACAAAATTTGTTGttcttttaattaaatgaacgaacatgaacacaccttgtgttcgttcatttatgtttgtgaacgttcgtttatgttcatttaaattttagtaaatgCATAAATAGTTGTActtaaataaatataactaattagtaattAAGTTTTTTAGTAATAAagagtaaaattttaaaatttttcttagATCGTAACTGATCACttacttaatatttatataaaaactactTAATTTTAGTatttatgaaccctaatttagatgtgttttcggatgaaCTCTAATATATCAgacttgtttgtttgtgttcactaatgttaaattgtgttTATTTATATCTGTTAAATTACGTTCTTgtatttgtttgtgtttgttcaattaTCTT encodes:
- the LOC110925380 gene encoding protein BIG GRAIN 1-like E, with the translated sequence MPKTIQSLQENKKPFHRRNGSGEIHIFESARNFESSTDATLAHKSYMREGGGRLSLDIPNGRLSLDIPNTRRNSIPLQAMLMENRKSVPLQSMIMDQNPMMIKNNDKKHKQPSSPGGKLAHFLNSLFNQTSSKKSKSKSKSTTPTYSMKDEDESPSGWRRKRRSSISLFRSGNSNSTTNASDTKSFNSRTLLQPPIKSTPYKDLRTHSDQKPACEITRIPINENHNKNENLMIKSVLPEQKRSSGNGLLEKVRVCDVIHNDDHQKHDPKVEIKELKSFILDDDDGGDSDSSSDLFELTNCDLGYYSSSGLPVFETTHMDSIKRGAPISS